A genomic window from Antedon mediterranea chromosome 4, ecAntMedi1.1, whole genome shotgun sequence includes:
- the LOC140046926 gene encoding D-dopachrome decarboxylase-like protein, giving the protein MPLCVIDTNIPANNVPDSFQERLRNFLTKLLDKKFVTVRINNGLRMCLGGGTTTEGNIVNVDLYGEFNSSERNKEYSTAVLAFIAEELQLEEKMIAFVIHNIPATHHFTVDMLG; this is encoded by the exons ATGCCTCTTTGTGTCATTGATACTAATATACCAGCAAACAACGTTCCAGATTCCTTCCAGGAAAGACTTAGGAATTTCCTTACTAAGCTTCTTGATAAGAAG tttgttACTGTTCGAATCAATAACGGATTGCGTATGTGTCTTGGTGGTGGGACTACTACCGAAGGGAACATTGTGAATGTCGACCTTTATGGAGAGTTTAATTCCAGTGAAAGAAATAAGGAATATTCAACGGCTGTGCTTGCATTCATCGCTGAAGAACTGCAGTTGGAAGAGAAAAt GATTGCTTTTGTAATCCACAATATTCCTGCAACTCATCACTTTACGGTAGACATGCTGGGGTGA